A region from the Hylaeus volcanicus isolate JK05 chromosome 6, UHH_iyHylVolc1.0_haploid, whole genome shotgun sequence genome encodes:
- the LOC128879004 gene encoding serine/threonine-protein phosphatase 2A catalytic subunit alpha isoform has product MEEKASLKELDQWIEQLNDCQQLTESQVKTLCEKAKEILAKESNVQEVKCPVTVCGDVHGQFHDLMELFRIGGKSPDTNYLFMGDYVDRGYYSVETVTLLVALKVRYRERITILRGNHESRQITQVYGFYDECLRKYGNANVWKFFTDLFDYLPLTALVDGQIFCLHGGLSPSIDTLDHIRALDRLQEVPHEGPMCDLLWSDPDDRGGWGISPRGAGYTFGQDISETFNHSNGLTLVSRAHQLVMEGYNWCHDRNVVTIFSAPNYCYRCGNQAAIMELDDALKYSFLQFDPAPRRGEPHVTRRTPDYFL; this is encoded by the exons ATGGAGGAAAAAGCGTCGTTGAAAGAACTTGACCAGTGGATAGAACAATTAAATGACTGCCAACAACTAACAGAAAGCCAAGTGAAAACTCTGTGCGAGAAG gCAAAAGAAATCTTAGCTAAAGAGTCTAATGTACAAGAAGTAAAATGCCCTGTGACAGTATGTGGAGATGTACATGGACAGTTCCATGATTTAATGGAATTGTTCAGAATAGGAGGCAAATCTCCagatacaaattatctttttatGGGAGACTATGTAGATCGTGGTTATTACTCTGTTGAAACTGTTACCTTGCTTGTTGCACTCAAG GTCAGATATAGGGaaagaataacaattttacgAGGTAATCATGAGTCGAGACAAATCACACAGGTATATGGATTTTATGATGAATGTTTACGTAAATATGGTAATGCCAATGTGTGGAAATTCTTCACGGACCTGTTTGATTATTTACCATTGACTGCACTAGTAGATGGTCAAATATTTTGTCTGCATGGTGGTTTATCACCATCAATTGATACATTAGATCATATACGTGCCCTAGATCGTCTTCAAGAGGTACCACATGAG GGTCCAATGTGTGACCTTTTATGGTCAGACCCAGATGATAGAGGAGGGTGGGGTATTTCTCCTCGTGGGGCAGGATATACTTTTGGACAAGATATTTCAGAAACTTTTAATCATTCTAATGGCCTGACATTAGTATCACGAGCACATCAATTAGTTATGGAGGGTTACAATtg GTGTCATGATCGTAACGTTGTAACTATATTCTCAGCACCTAATTATTGTTATCGCTGTGGAAATCAAGCTGCAATCATGGAATTAGATGAcgctttaaaatattcatt cCTTCAATTTGACCCAGCTCCAAGGCGTGGAGAACCACATGTTACTAGGCGGACACCAGACTATTTCTTGTAA
- the LOC128879003 gene encoding protein phosphatase 1 regulatory subunit 7 — MAHNENNKHEGSIDVEEKNENDENEDLIIDPDSEELDFHHSRITKLENLEPLRKIRKLCFTWNLIKKIENLDTLTTLVELELRDNQIVTIENLNALVNLEVLDISFNRIKKIEGLENLMNLQKLILSSNKIQCIENISHLKNLTTLELGDNKIREIVNLEGLENLTYLFLGKNKITKIENLGCLQNLQLLSLQSNRITKIENLEELQKLDQLYLSENGIMSIEGLTNCPRLTTLDLANNKIKKIQNIDHLEDLEDFWINNNMIEDWGTIENLTANKKLQTVYLEHNPVATDLNYRTKIKLLLPWLVRLDATLCR, encoded by the exons ATGGCACACAATG aaaataataaacacgaaGGTTCGATTGACGTCGaggagaaaaacgaaaatgatGAAAACGAAGATTTGATCATAGATCCTGATAGTGAA gaGCTAGATTTCCATCATTCAAGAATAACGAAATTAGAAAACTTAGAACCATTGAGGAAAATAcgtaaattatgttttacatGGAACTTGATCAAGAAAATTGAGAATCTTGATACCCTTACAACTTTGGTTGAATTAGAATTAAGGGATAATCAGATTGTTaccatagaaaatttaaatgcccTTGTAAATTTGGA AGTTTTAGATATATCTTTTAATCGTATTAAAAAGATAGAAggattagaaaatttaatgaatctGCAAAAGTTGATCCtgtcgtcgaataaaattcagtgcattgaaaatatatcGCATCTGAAGAATCTTACAACTCTCGAGTTAGGTGACAATAAAATACGAGAGATCGTCAATCTTGAAGGTCTTGAGAATCTAACATATCTGTTCcttggtaaaaataaaattacaaagattGAAAACTTAGGATGTTTACAAAATCTCCAGTTATTAAGTTTACAAAGTAATCgcattacaaaaatagaaaatttagaagaattaCAGAAACTGGATCAGTTGTATCTATCTGAAAATGGGATAATGAGCATAGAAGGGCTAACAAACTGTCCAAGACTAACTACACTGGATTTGGCTAACAACaaaatcaaaaaaattcaaaatattgatCATCTTGAGGATTTAGAAGACTTTTGG ataaataataacatgATTGAAGATTGGGGaactatagaaaatttaacagccaataaaaaattacaaactgtTTACTTAGAACATAATCCTGTTGCCACAGATCTAAAttatagaacaaaaataaaattgttgttgcCATGGCTTGTTCGATTAGATGCAACACTTTGCAGATGA
- the LOC128879006 gene encoding TATA box-binding protein-like 1 — translation MATAIQKNGMKPLTNTINHVEDVNNLNNTGICKEEKDERLFDGQIQSYVDPPEQEPRELDIVINNVVCSFSVRCHLNLREIALNGSNVEYRRENGMITMKLRRPYTTASIWSSGKVTCTGATSEVQAKIAARRFARSLQKLGFKVRFNNYRVVNVLGTCCMPFAIKITSFSVYHKENADYEPELHPGVTYKLKEPKATLKIFSTGSVTVTAPNVAAVQAAIEYIYPLVYEFRKERTAEDELALTTKKRRLGISKRNNEEFLNDSDYVYEAMFSDEEDEGEGGESDASWD, via the exons ATGGCAACTGCTATTCAAAAGAATGGCATGAAACCTTTAACAAACACAATAAATCATGTAGaggatgtaaataatttaaacaatacgGGCATATgtaaagaagagaaagatgaAAGACTGTTCGATGGGCAAATCCAATCTTATGTGGACCCTCCTGAACAGGAGCCTCGCGAGCTggatattgttattaataacgTAGTTTGCAGCTTCAGCGTTAGGTGTCACTTAAATTTACGAGAAATTGCGCTTAATGGATCTAATGTGGAATATAGGAGGGAGAATGGG ATGATAACAATGAAATTGAGGAGACCTTATACTACTGCTTCTATATGGTCTTCTGGTAAAGTAACATGTACTGGTGCAACTAGTGAAGTTCAAGCAAAGATCGCAGCTCGCCGATTTGCTCGTTCACTTCAGAAACTCGGATTCAAAGTgcgatttaataattatagagTGGTCAATGTATTAGGTACATGTTGTATGCCATTCGCCATCAAGATAACGTCATTTTCTGTCTATCACAAAGAAAATGCAGA TTACGAGCCAGAATTACATCCTGGTGTTACATACAAGTTAAAAGAACCAAAAGCCACATTGAAGATATTTTCTACAGGCAGTGTTACTGTAACTG CTCCTAATGTTGCTGCTGTCCAAGCAGCAATTGAATACATTTATCCACTAGTCTATGAGTTTCGAAAAGAGAGAACAGCAGAAGATGAACTTGCCTTGACAACAAAAAAGCGTAGATTGGGGATAAgtaaaagaaacaatgaaGAGTTCCTAAATGACTCAGATTATGTATACGAAGCCATGTTTTCTGATGAAGAAGATGAAGGTGAAGGGGGTGAGAGTGATGCCAGTTGGGACTGA